From the genome of Bacteroides sp. MSB163, one region includes:
- a CDS encoding GNAT family N-acetyltransferase — MIIKTEHLIIRDFQKKDAAGLLEYLSHPRVNCFVGDRLYSEESALAYIFHSSEDMLRYAVCLREDDFIIGDVFALCEYTDTYSIGWHFNKHFEGKGLAYEAATGFLDYLFRDADARRVYGFVEDDNLRSKRLCERLGMRCEGCMKEFISFICHPDGTPRYEDTCIYAILNKEWKNNKNR; from the coding sequence ATGATCATTAAAACAGAACATCTTATCATCAGGGACTTTCAGAAGAAGGATGCCGCAGGTTTGTTGGAATACCTTTCTCATCCACGCGTCAATTGCTTTGTTGGTGACCGTCTGTATTCTGAAGAATCGGCATTGGCTTATATTTTCCATTCTTCCGAGGATATGCTGCGCTATGCCGTATGTCTGCGAGAGGACGATTTTATTATCGGTGATGTTTTCGCTCTGTGCGAATATACTGACACTTATAGCATTGGTTGGCATTTCAACAAACATTTCGAAGGCAAGGGATTGGCGTATGAAGCGGCAACAGGATTTTTGGACTACCTTTTCCGTGATGCCGACGCACGACGTGTTTACGGATTTGTCGAAGACGATAATCTGCGGTCGAAAAGATTGTGTGAACGTCTCGGAATGAGGTGTGAAGGATGTATGAAAGAGTTCATATCGTTTATATGTCATCCTGACGGTACACCACGGTATGAGGATACCTGCATCTATGCGATATTGAATAAAGAATGGAAAAACAATAAGAACAGATGA
- a CDS encoding efflux RND transporter permease subunit, whose product MNLRFFIDRPVFSGVISVVIVLMGIIAMKALPVEQYPDIAPPTVNVFCTYPGANAETVQKAVIVPLEEAINGVEDMIYMTSTASNTGDASINIYFKQGANADMAAVNVQNRVNGALSQLPAEATKSGVTTEKQQNAELMTFALYSPDDRFDQTFLNNYMKINVEPRLKRISGVGKAQLFGSNYSMRLWLRPDKMAQYGLIPDDISSVLAKQNIEAATGSFGANHPTANEYTMKYRGRLSTAEEFGELVIKSQPGGDVLRLKDVADVELGDENYNYSTEVNGRPAAIMLINQKAGSNASSTIKEIHEVLDDLKRDLPEGTEFVVLTDTNKFLYASIHSVIRTLIEAILLVIVVVYVFLQDIKSTLIPTISIFVSIIGTFAVMSMIGFSINLLTLFALVLAIGTVVDDAIVVVEAVQAKFDEGYQSAVLASDDAMKGVSSAILTSTIIFMAVFFPVAMVGGTSGAFYAQFGITMAVAVGISAINAFTLSPALCALFLKPYTDEHGNTKNNFAARFRKAFNAVFNRLSRRYVRGVLYIIHRRWLLWGTIAVSFGLLVLLVNVTKTGLIPEEDTGTVSVSMNTKPGTSMAQTGKVMKRIGDCLDSVSEIEYSGAIAGFSFSGSGPSQAMYFVTLKDWKQREGKGQSVNDVIGKIYAATSDIPDATVFAMSPPMIAGYGMGNGFELYLQDKAGGNIAAFKKEADKFVEALSQRPEIGEVYSSFATDYPQYWVDIDAAKCEQSGVSPSDVLSTLSGYCTGQYVSDFNRFSKLYNVTMQAPSEYRVNAESLNHMYVRTSGGGMAPLSQFVRLTKTNGPSDLTRFNMFNAISINGSPTQGYSSGQVLDAIRKTAREVLPANYTYEFGGISREESKTANNTTLIFIFCMVLVYLILCALYESVFIPFAVLLSVPCGLMGSFLFSWLFGLENNIYMQTGLIMIIGLLAKTAILLTEYAGKRRSEGMTLAQAAYSAAKVRLRPILMTVLSMVFGLVPLMMAHGVGANGSRSLATGVIGGMIIGTLALLFLVPSLFIVFQYIQERVKRN is encoded by the coding sequence ATGAACTTGCGCTTTTTCATAGACCGCCCGGTGTTTTCGGGTGTTATCTCCGTGGTGATTGTCCTGATGGGCATTATCGCAATGAAGGCCCTTCCCGTGGAGCAATATCCCGACATCGCACCACCGACCGTCAACGTATTCTGCACCTATCCCGGTGCAAATGCCGAAACTGTGCAGAAAGCGGTAATCGTCCCGCTTGAGGAAGCAATCAACGGCGTGGAGGACATGATTTATATGACCTCGACCGCATCAAACACGGGAGACGCATCCATCAACATCTATTTCAAGCAGGGCGCAAATGCGGACATGGCGGCGGTAAACGTTCAGAACCGCGTAAACGGTGCGTTGAGCCAGCTTCCGGCGGAGGCCACCAAAAGCGGTGTCACGACAGAGAAACAGCAGAATGCCGAACTTATGACTTTCGCGCTTTACTCACCCGACGACCGTTTCGACCAGACGTTTCTCAACAACTACATGAAAATCAATGTCGAGCCACGCTTGAAACGAATAAGCGGGGTCGGCAAGGCGCAACTGTTCGGTTCCAATTACAGTATGCGCCTCTGGCTGCGTCCCGACAAGATGGCTCAATACGGACTGATTCCCGATGATATTTCCTCAGTTCTGGCGAAACAGAATATCGAGGCTGCCACCGGTTCGTTCGGAGCAAACCATCCCACGGCCAATGAATACACGATGAAGTATCGCGGACGTCTTTCCACGGCGGAAGAATTCGGTGAACTGGTAATCAAGTCCCAGCCCGGAGGCGATGTACTGAGGCTGAAGGACGTGGCCGACGTGGAACTCGGTGATGAAAACTATAATTATTCTACCGAGGTGAACGGTCGTCCGGCTGCCATTATGCTTATTAACCAGAAAGCCGGTTCCAATGCTTCAAGTACCATCAAAGAAATTCATGAGGTACTCGATGACTTGAAGCGTGACCTGCCGGAGGGAACAGAATTCGTGGTACTTACCGATACCAACAAGTTCCTGTATGCCTCCATCCATTCTGTCATACGGACGCTTATCGAGGCGATACTTCTGGTTATTGTGGTGGTGTATGTGTTCTTGCAGGACATCAAGTCCACGCTTATTCCCACGATTTCCATCTTTGTATCCATCATCGGCACATTCGCCGTAATGTCCATGATTGGATTTTCCATCAACTTGCTTACCCTGTTCGCCCTTGTGCTTGCCATAGGGACTGTGGTCGATGACGCCATCGTGGTGGTGGAAGCGGTACAGGCGAAATTTGACGAGGGCTATCAGTCTGCAGTTCTCGCCTCCGATGATGCCATGAAAGGGGTATCTTCGGCCATACTTACCTCTACCATTATATTCATGGCAGTGTTTTTTCCGGTAGCCATGGTGGGCGGCACTTCCGGAGCCTTTTATGCCCAGTTCGGCATTACGATGGCGGTTGCCGTGGGCATCTCGGCTATCAATGCGTTCACCCTCTCTCCTGCGTTGTGCGCTTTGTTCCTGAAACCTTATACCGATGAGCACGGAAACACGAAGAACAATTTTGCGGCGCGCTTCCGCAAGGCTTTCAATGCGGTCTTCAACCGCCTGAGCCGTCGCTATGTGCGTGGGGTACTATACATCATCCATCGCCGGTGGCTGTTGTGGGGCACCATTGCGGTCTCGTTCGGGTTGCTGGTACTACTTGTCAATGTCACGAAGACGGGGCTCATCCCCGAAGAGGATACCGGCACGGTGTCGGTGAGCATGAATACAAAACCCGGCACCTCGATGGCACAGACGGGCAAGGTCATGAAGCGTATCGGCGACTGTCTCGACAGCGTAAGCGAGATTGAATACAGTGGCGCGATAGCCGGTTTTTCTTTCAGCGGCTCCGGTCCGTCACAAGCTATGTATTTCGTGACGCTTAAAGACTGGAAACAGCGTGAGGGGAAAGGGCAGTCGGTCAATGATGTCATAGGAAAGATTTATGCCGCCACCTCAGACATCCCCGATGCCACCGTATTCGCCATGTCTCCCCCGATGATTGCCGGATACGGTATGGGGAACGGCTTTGAACTTTACTTGCAGGACAAGGCCGGCGGTAACATTGCCGCCTTCAAGAAAGAGGCAGACAAGTTTGTCGAGGCATTGTCGCAGCGTCCTGAAATCGGAGAAGTCTATTCCTCATTTGCTACGGACTACCCGCAATACTGGGTGGATATTGACGCGGCGAAATGCGAACAGTCGGGTGTTTCCCCGTCCGATGTGCTCTCTACGCTTTCGGGATATTGCACGGGACAATATGTTTCGGATTTCAACCGATTCTCCAAACTCTACAATGTAACGATGCAGGCTCCTTCGGAATATCGTGTAAATGCGGAATCCCTTAATCACATGTATGTACGTACATCCGGTGGTGGTATGGCACCATTAAGCCAGTTTGTACGCCTGACCAAAACCAACGGTCCGTCGGATCTCACCCGTTTTAACATGTTCAATGCCATTTCGATAAATGGTTCTCCGACTCAAGGTTATAGTTCGGGGCAGGTACTTGATGCAATCAGGAAGACGGCGCGCGAAGTGCTTCCGGCAAATTACACCTATGAGTTTGGTGGTATCTCACGTGAGGAGAGCAAGACTGCCAATAATACCACGCTTATATTCATATTCTGTATGGTTTTGGTATATCTGATTCTGTGTGCCCTCTATGAAAGCGTGTTTATTCCCTTCGCGGTTTTATTGTCAGTTCCCTGCGGGCTGATGGGCAGCTTCCTGTTCTCATGGCTGTTCGGGCTGGAGAACAACATCTATATGCAGACCGGACTGATTATGATTATCGGACTGCTTGCCAAGACTGCCATTCTGCTGACCGAATATGCCGGCAAACGGCGGTCGGAAGGTATGACCCTGGCACAGGCGGCATACAGTGCGGCGAAGGTTCGCCTGCGTCCTATCTTGATGACCGTACTGTCTATGGTGTTCGGCCTTGTTCCGCTGATGATGGCTCATGGCGTGGGTGCCAACGGTAGCCGCTCGCTTGCCACAGGCGTAATCGGAGGTATGATTATAGGTACGTTGGCCCTGTTGTTCCTTGTACCTTCATTATTCATCGTATTCCAATATATTCAAGAACGTGTTAAACGTAATTAA
- a CDS encoding efflux transporter outer membrane subunit, translating to MKKIAIYIISALMLTGCSTYSRYHRAEIPTENLYRTLPAGIDTVTIASMSWREMFTDRKLQSLIETGIKQNTDLNVARLRVEAAEAALITAKLSYLPSLGINAEGGGSRYDGTTAKTYNVGASASWELDIFGRLTAAKRGAVAALQGSRDYQQAVQTQLVATIADSYYTLSMLDTQMAINNRTLENWRATVRTLEALKKVGKANEAGVLQAKANVMQLESSQLAIRKSISETENALSAILAMPSHSIERNNLTEASFPDTISIGVPLQLLSNRPDVRQAEMELAQAFYATNVARAAFYPNITLSGTLGWTNNGGGVITNPGQWLLNVIGSLTQPLFNRGVNIANLNIAKSRQEEAKLLFRQALLNAGKEVNDALTVWQTAKSQIEIGERRISVLNDAVRKTELLMCHSDATYLEVLTTQQSLLDAEQTQVQNIFSKIQGVIKLYHALGGK from the coding sequence ATGAAGAAGATAGCAATATATATAATATCCGCTTTGATGCTTACCGGCTGTAGCACATATAGCCGGTATCATCGGGCTGAAATCCCGACAGAGAATCTATATCGGACCTTACCGGCAGGTATTGATACAGTAACAATTGCATCTATGTCATGGCGGGAAATGTTTACTGACCGGAAACTTCAATCTCTGATTGAAACAGGAATTAAGCAGAATACTGATCTCAATGTGGCACGTTTGAGGGTTGAAGCAGCCGAGGCAGCTTTGATTACGGCTAAGCTTTCATATCTCCCTTCACTTGGGATTAATGCCGAAGGTGGTGGCAGCCGGTATGACGGGACGACGGCAAAGACATATAATGTTGGTGCGTCTGCAAGTTGGGAACTTGATATATTCGGCAGGCTCACGGCTGCAAAGCGTGGTGCGGTCGCCGCACTGCAAGGAAGCCGTGACTATCAGCAAGCCGTACAAACACAACTTGTCGCTACTATAGCTGACAGTTACTATACACTTTCCATGCTTGATACGCAGATGGCGATAAACAATCGGACTTTGGAAAACTGGCGGGCTACGGTACGCACGCTTGAAGCGTTGAAAAAGGTGGGCAAGGCAAATGAAGCCGGCGTATTACAGGCAAAGGCAAACGTGATGCAACTCGAATCATCGCAACTGGCCATACGCAAGAGTATCTCTGAAACAGAGAACGCCTTGTCTGCGATACTTGCCATGCCGTCACACTCGATTGAACGGAATAATTTGACTGAGGCGTCTTTTCCTGATACAATCTCTATCGGAGTTCCTTTACAGTTGCTTTCTAACCGTCCTGATGTACGTCAGGCTGAAATGGAACTGGCACAAGCGTTTTACGCCACCAATGTAGCCCGCGCTGCTTTCTATCCTAATATCACTCTTTCGGGGACACTTGGTTGGACTAACAATGGAGGCGGAGTAATCACTAATCCCGGACAATGGTTGCTCAACGTCATCGGTTCCCTTACACAGCCGTTATTCAACCGGGGCGTGAATATAGCCAACTTGAATATAGCCAAAAGCCGTCAGGAAGAAGCCAAACTGTTGTTCCGGCAAGCATTGCTGAATGCGGGAAAAGAAGTGAACGATGCTTTGACCGTATGGCAGACGGCAAAATCTCAAATTGAAATTGGTGAAAGGCGCATTTCTGTTTTGAACGACGCTGTACGGAAGACAGAACTGCTGATGTGTCATTCCGACGCAACCTATTTGGAAGTGCTTACTACCCAGCAATCACTTCTTGATGCCGAACAGACTCAAGTGCAAAATATATTTAGTAAGATACAAGGAGTGATTAAATTATATCATGCATTAGGAGGGAAATAA
- a CDS encoding TonB-dependent receptor domain-containing protein — MIVGIYGLQNVAIHSNNINILVQMHSKKSNVGMAAKAFLLTAIGLGLPIRICAQGVSAEKADTMVVFPTQNLEEVVIVHQAPIVKLKNDKVTYQVSNDVESKTRSVLDILRKVPMVTVDGRNNIMVNGSAQFKVYVDGRLSTVITRNPKQTLRSMPASHVKNIEVITNPGARYDAEGTGGVLCITTKKGGAKQAFALEKDGYDGATSGSVHLLTGILSNGIDASLSGQQGKWSYDVNLNGEYMYSTGTIVESDVTGNGTRQWMRQKSSSKTPFSMGEVGVGYDIDSVQSLHVSMSTTWFATKEKSRPTYLYSGGIWGQGMAFSGSQKMNMNEISVDGGIDYQRQWGDKGRLFASYQISHAPNRNDTENRYDGLDTSLHPEITSTVKDIRTEICDRTTQHNLTTDLTIPLTRHQLLNAGVKFSFDHGESRATEMRFLNGSFVEQKAAAMHYRQYQNIAALYAEWEAQWGWLGLKEGLRYEHTWQKSRYLKGEGSKFSLHYGDLVPSVTLTARAKENSTFGVSYTMRIRRPRIKELDPYVNKSDPTQLSYGNPNLKAQHLNNLAIVHTLKANTLAMRISLNHSWSNDGIARYSSMKDGRINTTFGNIARNRKTSLNAYASWNATRSARLMLNGEVGYNDMRSREIDACNYGWHGNLNLGWQQNLPWQLKWSSNMEWMSRRYSLQGYDSGMMMISATLARSFLNDKLDVAISGMSGLGHGGKMYWESVSSTRDFTNISRLIEPMQDITIGITYTFGGKSRKYTEETVSDSFEMGDSRIVKQQMKRRGK, encoded by the coding sequence ATGATAGTCGGAATTTACGGGCTGCAAAATGTAGCCATTCATTCCAATAACATAAATATTTTGGTACAAATGCATAGCAAGAAATCAAATGTTGGCATGGCGGCAAAGGCATTCCTGCTAACAGCTATAGGATTGGGATTACCTATAAGGATATGTGCACAGGGAGTAAGCGCGGAAAAGGCAGATACGATGGTTGTATTCCCGACACAGAACCTTGAGGAGGTTGTCATCGTACACCAGGCCCCGATAGTCAAACTAAAAAACGACAAGGTGACTTACCAGGTGAGTAATGATGTGGAGTCAAAGACACGCAGTGTATTGGACATACTGCGTAAGGTTCCTATGGTGACTGTGGACGGGCGAAACAATATCATGGTGAACGGCTCCGCGCAGTTCAAGGTTTATGTGGACGGAAGATTGAGCACTGTCATCACTCGCAATCCAAAACAAACGTTGCGCAGTATGCCTGCCAGCCACGTGAAGAACATTGAAGTTATCACTAATCCAGGTGCCCGGTATGATGCAGAGGGAACCGGAGGTGTCCTTTGCATCACCACCAAGAAAGGTGGTGCCAAACAAGCATTTGCATTGGAGAAAGACGGGTATGACGGAGCTACAAGTGGCTCCGTGCACCTCCTGACAGGTATTCTGAGCAACGGAATTGACGCCAGCCTCTCCGGTCAACAAGGCAAATGGTCGTATGACGTAAATTTGAACGGAGAGTATATGTATTCAACGGGTACCATTGTCGAATCGGACGTAACCGGCAACGGGACACGTCAATGGATGCGACAAAAGTCCTCATCGAAAACGCCATTCTCAATGGGCGAAGTAGGTGTGGGATACGATATTGATTCCGTCCAATCACTCCATGTTTCCATGTCCACGACTTGGTTTGCCACAAAAGAGAAGAGCCGTCCCACCTATCTTTACTCAGGTGGAATATGGGGACAGGGGATGGCTTTTAGTGGTAGTCAGAAGATGAATATGAACGAGATTTCAGTAGATGGAGGCATCGATTACCAACGTCAGTGGGGTGACAAGGGCAGGCTGTTTGCGAGTTATCAGATAAGCCATGCTCCCAACCGGAATGATACAGAGAACAGATACGATGGCCTTGACACCTCCTTGCACCCCGAAATCACTTCCACCGTGAAGGACATCCGTACAGAAATTTGCGACCGCACCACCCAGCATAACCTGACCACGGACCTCACCATTCCACTTACCCGGCATCAACTGCTCAACGCCGGTGTGAAGTTCTCCTTCGACCATGGAGAGAGCCGGGCTACCGAAATGCGCTTTTTGAATGGTAGCTTCGTGGAACAAAAGGCGGCTGCCATGCACTACCGACAGTATCAAAACATAGCCGCCCTGTATGCCGAATGGGAAGCTCAGTGGGGTTGGCTGGGCTTGAAGGAAGGGCTTCGCTATGAACATACCTGGCAGAAATCACGCTATTTAAAGGGTGAAGGGAGTAAATTCTCGCTTCACTATGGCGACCTCGTACCTTCCGTCACTCTTACTGCCAGAGCTAAGGAGAACAGCACTTTTGGCGTGAGCTACACCATGCGCATACGTCGGCCGAGAATCAAAGAACTCGACCCATACGTCAATAAGTCCGATCCTACGCAGCTTTCCTATGGTAATCCCAACCTGAAAGCACAGCACCTCAATAATCTGGCTATTGTACATACGTTGAAAGCAAACACATTAGCAATGCGAATCAGCCTCAATCATTCATGGAGTAACGATGGTATTGCCCGGTATTCTTCAATGAAGGACGGGCGTATAAATACCACCTTTGGCAATATAGCCAGAAATCGCAAGACATCGCTGAATGCTTACGCTTCATGGAACGCGACACGTTCAGCCCGCTTGATGCTTAATGGAGAAGTGGGCTACAATGACATGCGAAGCCGGGAGATTGATGCCTGCAACTATGGTTGGCATGGTAACCTGAATCTGGGGTGGCAACAGAATCTGCCTTGGCAGTTGAAGTGGAGTAGTAATATGGAATGGATGTCGCGTCGGTACTCTCTCCAAGGTTACGATTCGGGTATGATGATGATAAGTGCAACACTCGCGCGCTCCTTCCTCAATGACAAACTGGATGTGGCTATCAGTGGCATGAGCGGTTTAGGTCATGGTGGCAAAATGTATTGGGAGTCGGTATCCAGCACCAGGGATTTCACGAACATATCACGCCTTATTGAACCCATGCAGGACATCACCATAGGCATCACTTACACGTTTGGTGGAAAAAGCAGGAAATATACGGAAGAAACCGTATCGGATTCATTTGAAATGGGGGACAGCCGCATCGTGAAACAGCAGATGAAGCGAAGAGGAAAATGA
- a CDS encoding efflux RND transporter periplasmic adaptor subunit — translation MMNRRTWIAGVTATTLMAASLAACKPEQKRQETGQTLPVMVVSSRPIEFQETYSASIRGRQDVDIMPQISGRISRLCVKEGEWVKSEQVLAVIDQVPYLAALRTAQANVSAAQAKTETARIELQGKQALFDEKVISDYELSLARNQLAVALAELEQAKAQETDARNNLSYTEIKSPSDGVIGTLPFRIGALVNPNMAQPFTVVSDNSEMYAYFSVSENKLRQLRARYGSIDKMISKMPEISLQLNDGTFYGQKGHIETVSGVVNPTTGAVQIKALFPNPDRELLSGTIGNVILQGLNTDAILVPMTATVELQDKIIAYRLKNGKSEAAYLTADRLNDGNHFVVKQGLSVGDTIVCEGVGLVREGMIVTPKTVTP, via the coding sequence ATGATGAATCGACGAACATGGATTGCCGGTGTCACGGCAACGACCCTTATGGCTGCTTCACTGGCAGCCTGCAAACCGGAACAGAAAAGACAGGAAACGGGACAGACACTGCCCGTTATGGTGGTTTCTTCCCGGCCTATTGAATTTCAGGAAACGTATTCTGCCTCCATCCGCGGACGGCAGGATGTGGACATCATGCCCCAGATTTCGGGACGTATCAGCCGCCTGTGTGTAAAAGAAGGCGAATGGGTGAAATCCGAACAAGTATTGGCCGTGATTGACCAAGTGCCTTATCTGGCGGCACTACGCACGGCGCAGGCCAACGTCAGCGCTGCACAAGCCAAGACTGAAACGGCACGAATCGAACTGCAAGGCAAGCAAGCCTTGTTTGACGAGAAGGTCATATCCGATTATGAACTATCTCTTGCCCGGAATCAACTGGCTGTGGCACTTGCCGAACTCGAACAGGCAAAGGCACAGGAGACGGATGCCCGCAACAACCTTTCATATACCGAGATAAAAAGTCCGAGTGATGGCGTGATAGGCACACTGCCCTTCCGCATCGGCGCACTTGTCAATCCCAACATGGCACAGCCGTTCACGGTGGTATCTGACAATTCGGAGATGTACGCCTATTTCTCCGTTTCCGAAAACAAGCTGCGTCAGCTCAGGGCGCGATACGGATCAATTGACAAGATGATTTCCAAAATGCCTGAAATCAGCCTGCAACTGAATGACGGCACTTTCTACGGACAGAAGGGACACATAGAGACCGTCAGCGGTGTGGTGAATCCTACTACCGGAGCGGTACAAATCAAAGCCCTGTTCCCCAATCCCGACCGCGAGCTGCTGAGCGGTACCATCGGCAACGTCATCCTGCAAGGACTGAATACGGATGCCATTCTGGTTCCCATGACCGCCACTGTCGAGTTGCAGGACAAAATTATCGCCTACCGCCTTAAAAACGGGAAGAGTGAAGCCGCTTACCTGACAGCGGACCGTCTGAACGACGGCAACCACTTCGTTGTAAAGCAGGGGCTCTCTGTCGGTGATACCATTGTGTGCGAAGGAGTAGGACTTGTAAGGGAAGGAATGATTGTCACACCTAAAACCGTAACCCCATGA
- a CDS encoding LTA synthase family protein, translating to MTVNKQEGNVAGSRIQPAIPIAGVFFKFLLFNAIWCYYTTFTPFSCWESYATALAATLVLSVPYILTRRIAASILVMVVLDIWMVANLLYYRSYFSAIPLSSYLLAGNLTDFLPSVTASFRWCDGLFPASTAAVVFFMLWRNHRSKIIFPFGKHAYFTLLIFLCALLAVNLSIRGGFLTVYRNMKSSAHRHASGPPLYTLFGTLYFDYADELPELTEEQEHEIHNWLSERPALVPVPDIASRDNCIFILAESLESWVLNLTVENQEITPYLNKLLKERSTLYAPHVLTQVNGGRSIDAQLLVLAGLLPLQTGAYSCRFPLNTYHTLPKAMKELKGTRNYLLTVDKTKTWNQGAVARSFGIDTIVSYPDFRMTEAFGNRKRLGDNAFFSQCREKMENGEIWRSDENVFIQMVTYSGHSPFKMPESLKTVHFSNRIPEVMADYMTVAHYTDEAIGKFVEYLRTRPEYGRTMVVITGDHEGLADNRKDLCRTKAGKGIVSENEFTPFIVLNSPIAMYHTKVMGQVDIYTTLLNLLGLESYRWSGIGQSILDSGKPGIAISPKRSIEGDTMFLSREELLRMRQSQVISDRIIRFDKLKDLR from the coding sequence ATGACTGTTAACAAACAAGAAGGGAATGTTGCAGGCAGCAGAATACAGCCTGCCATTCCAATAGCGGGAGTATTTTTCAAATTCCTCCTGTTTAATGCAATATGGTGTTATTACACCACCTTTACACCTTTCTCATGTTGGGAGTCGTATGCCACGGCTCTTGCAGCCACGCTTGTCTTGTCCGTTCCCTACATATTGACAAGACGTATAGCGGCAAGCATACTTGTCATGGTGGTTCTGGATATATGGATGGTAGCCAACTTGTTATATTATCGGAGCTATTTTTCCGCCATTCCCTTATCAAGTTACCTATTGGCAGGAAATCTGACCGATTTTCTACCGAGTGTGACAGCTTCATTCCGATGGTGCGACGGACTATTTCCTGCTTCAACTGCCGCTGTCGTGTTTTTTATGCTTTGGAGAAACCATCGGTCGAAAATCATATTTCCGTTTGGCAAACACGCTTATTTTACACTGCTCATATTTTTATGTGCACTGTTGGCTGTCAATCTTTCTATCCGAGGCGGTTTCCTTACAGTCTATAGGAACATGAAATCGTCTGCCCATCGACACGCAAGTGGTCCGCCGCTTTATACACTGTTCGGCACACTCTATTTTGACTATGCCGACGAACTACCTGAACTAACGGAAGAACAGGAACATGAAATTCACAATTGGCTTTCGGAGAGACCTGCGCTTGTTCCTGTGCCGGACATTGCATCCAGGGACAACTGCATCTTTATTCTGGCCGAATCACTGGAGAGCTGGGTACTGAATCTCACCGTTGAGAATCAGGAAATCACACCCTATCTCAATAAACTTCTCAAAGAACGGTCCACGCTGTATGCCCCCCATGTGCTTACACAAGTCAACGGAGGGCGTTCCATTGATGCCCAGTTGCTTGTGCTCGCCGGTCTGTTGCCATTGCAGACCGGCGCATACAGTTGCCGGTTTCCTCTCAATACATACCACACTTTGCCCAAGGCAATGAAAGAACTTAAGGGAACTCGCAATTATCTTTTAACAGTGGATAAGACAAAAACATGGAATCAGGGGGCGGTGGCCCGGAGTTTCGGAATAGATACCATTGTCTCTTATCCTGATTTCCGGATGACGGAAGCATTCGGAAACCGGAAAAGGTTGGGCGACAACGCTTTTTTCAGCCAATGCAGGGAAAAGATGGAAAACGGGGAGATTTGGCGTTCCGATGAAAATGTATTTATTCAGATGGTCACATATTCCGGTCATTCGCCGTTCAAGATGCCAGAATCTCTAAAAACCGTCCATTTCTCCAATCGGATTCCCGAAGTCATGGCTGACTATATGACCGTGGCGCATTATACGGACGAGGCGATCGGGAAATTCGTGGAATATCTGAGAACACGTCCCGAATACGGACGGACAATGGTGGTGATAACCGGCGACCACGAAGGACTGGCGGACAATCGCAAAGATTTGTGCCGTACAAAAGCAGGGAAAGGAATTGTTTCGGAGAACGAGTTCACACCTTTTATTGTATTAAACTCTCCTATAGCAATGTATCATACAAAAGTAATGGGACAGGTGGACATCTATACCACGCTTTTGAACTTGCTCGGTCTGGAGAGTTATCGGTGGAGCGGTATCGGTCAAAGTATTCTCGATTCTGGAAAGCCGGGTATTGCCATCAGCCCGAAAAGAAGTATAGAGGGAGATACCATGTTTTTATCCCGCGAGGAACTTCTGAGAATGCGGCAGTCTCAGGTAATCTCTGACCGGATAATACGATTCGACAAATTGAAGGATTTGCGATAG